The window TTGTGCGCCGTGCAGAGGACGGCGGTTTCGAGATGGATCTGGTGCTGCGCAACAACCGGACCAGCGAGGAGTATCCTGAAGGGATTTTCCACCCGCACCGGGAGATGCACCATATCAAGAAGGAGAACATCGGCCTGATTGAGGTAATGGGGCTGGCGATCTTGCCGGGACGCCTGAAAGAAGAGCTTGATGCGGTTGCCGGCATTCTTGCCGGAGATCAGGCGCTGCAGCAGGCAGTGAAGAATGAAGACGGCCACGCGCTGGCACTGCATGCCTCCTGGATCGACGAGCTTGTCGAACGCTTCGGTACGGGACTTGACCGTGAGGAAGCTGTTAAGGTTGTACAGAATGAGGTGGGCATCAAGTTCACTCATATTCTGGAGCATGCCGGAGTATACAAACGGACACCGGAAGGACAGGCAGCCTTCCGCCGGTTCGTCCAAAGCTTCGGTGCAGTATAAATAAGAAGTACAAACTCCTGATGGAATGTCCCGGCCCTTGCGGCCCGGGGCATTTCTTATGTGCCGGAGGAAGATGGCTGCGCCGATTTGTATGCGGCCCGCCGGAGGTCTATAATATACTATTGCATCCTATTTTCTAAACTACGGAGGTACACATATGCGTAAATTTGAATTTCATAACCCTACCAAGCTGATATTTGGACAAGGAACCTTGCAGGCGCTGCAAACGGAAGTGCCGAAATACGGTAAAAATGTACTGCTGATGTACGGGGGCGGCAGCATCAAACGCAGCGGTCTCTATGATAATGTGCTTGCAGAGCTGAAGGCAATCGGAGCGGTCGTTACAGAATTGGCCGGAGTTGAACCGAATCCGCGCTTGTCCACTGTACATAAAGGCGTGGAACTGTGCCGTGAGCACAATATTGAGCTGATTCTTGCTGTCGGAGGCGGAAGTGTGCTGGACTGTGCCAAAGCTGTAGCAGTAGGAGCGAAATATGAAGGCGACATGTGGGACTTTGTAGAACGTAAGGCCGCTCCGCAGGGCGCACTGCCGCTGGGCACGGTGCTGACAATGGCAGCGACGGGTTCGGAAATGAACAACGGTTCAGTAATCACGAATGAAGTTACCAAGGAAAAAATGGGCTGGGGCAGTGTACATGCCTTCCCGGCATTCTCTATTCTTGATCCCGAAAATACCTTCTCTCTGCCGCGTGACCAGACCGTCTACGGCATGGTGGACATCATGTCCCATACGCTGGAGCATTATTTCCACACCGACGGCAACACCCCTGTGCAGGACGGCTTCTGTGAGACGCTGCTGCGCACCGTCATTGAAACGGCTCCGAAGCTGATCGAGGACCTGAACAATTATGAGCTGCGTGAAACGATCATGTACTGCGGAACAATGGCGCTGAACGGGATGGTGAGCATGGGCTTCGCCGGTGACTGGGCTACCCACAACATTGAGCATGCTGTCTCCGCGGTTTATGATATTCCGCATGGCGGAGGATTGGCGATTCTTTTCCCGCAGTGGATGAAGTACAATCTCAGCACGAATCCTGCCCGCTTCCGCCAGCTTGCGGTGAACGTATTCGGAATTGATCCTACCGGTAAAACGGATGAAGAAGCAGGACTGGAAGGAATTGAAGCCCTGCGCAGCTTCTGGGATTCCATTGGCGCTCCGAAGACGCTCGGTGATTATGACATCGATGACAGCGAAATCGGCAGCATGGCCGATAAAGCAGTGCGGTTCGGGCCTTTCGGCAACTTCCGCAAGCTGCAGCGCGAGGATGTTGTGGAAATCTACAAAATGGCGCTTTAAGATCCAGAAGCCTCTTTCTGGGCCCAATAGTGGCTGCATTAGTATCAAGACAAGCCGTTCCGTAATAGGAGCGGCTTGTCTTTTTTGGCATGAAATGTTGTTGAATTCCATGGGGCTTAAAATCCAATAATGAGATAATCATCCAAGTTTGTGAAACCAAGGACATGGTTTGTGCGTTTAACCTAGTATGACAGTCCGGAACTACGAGACGGGAGGAGTAAATTATGCAAACGCTGTATTTGGGCTGTTTGGCACTCGGCGTAATTTTTGCGGTGGTCAGTGTACTGGTGGGGGATCTGATCGGGAGTGCTCTGCACGGGATTTTTGATTTTATCTCGTTCGATTTCCTGAATCCTGCAGTGCTGGCAGGAGCAGTTACGGTATTCGGAGGGGCAGGAATACTGCTTACGCGCTACAGCGGGCTGGAAGATGGTGCTGTTCTTGCCTTGTCACTGCTGATAGCGGCGTTTATGGCGGTGGTCCTGTATCTCGCAGTGATCAAGCCGATGGATAAAAGCGAGATGTCGACAGGCTTCTCTATGAATGACCTGCCGGGTAAGATCGGGGAAATTACGGTCCCGGTTCCGGCGGCAGGCTATGGGGAGATCATGGTGAAGTTTGGCGCGGGAAACAGCCTGCATACGGCGGCGAGCTTTGAGCACCAGCCCCTCCCTGCCGGGATCAAGGTGGTTGTAGTAGATGTGCGTGATGGTGTCGCGCTGGTATCGGAATTTGAAGAGAGAAAAGGAGCGGATATGTGATGGTTGATATTCCTGATTATTTATTAATTCCTGCAGTAGTTGTTGCTGTACTGTTTGTGCTGGGGATCGCATTCTGGGCCCGCTACAAGACAGTAGGACCTGATGAAGGGATGATTGTTACCGGTTCGTTTCTTGGCAGGAATCATATCTCCGATGATGGCTCCGGCCGCAAAATCAAGATTGTCCGCGGGGGAGGCGCCTTTATCCTTCCGGTGTTCCAGAAGGCAGAATTTATGTCGCTGCTCTCCCATAAGCTTGATGTGACAACCCCGGAAGTATACACCGAGCAAGGGGTTCCCGTTATTGCCGACGGCGTAGCGATCATTAAGGTGGGCAGCTCCACTGAGGATGTGGCAACAGCTGCTGAGCAGTTTATGGGCAAACCGATCGATGCGCTGAAAAGTGAAGCCCAGGAGGTACTGGAGGGCCATCTGCGGGCCATTCTCGGTTCAATGACCGTAGAAGAGGTATACCGAAACCGGGACCGTTTTGCCCAGGAGGTGCAGGGAGTCGCAGCGCGTGATCTGAAGAAGATGGGGCTGCAGATCGTCTCGTTCACGATTAAAGATGTGCGTGATAAGCATGGCTACCTTGAAGCACTCGGGAAGCCGCGGATTGCCGCTGTGAAGCGGGATGCGGAAATCGCTGAAGCGGAAGCGCTGCGGGATGCGCGGATCCAGAAGGCGAATGCGGAGGAGCAGGGGCAAAAAGCAGAGCTGCTGCGTGATACGAACATCGCCGAAGCGTCGAAGGACAATCAGCTCAAGGTCGCTGCGTTTAAGCGTGATCAGGATACAGCCAAGGCGGAAGCCGACCAGGCGTACCATATCCAGGAGGCGCGTGCCAAGCAGACAGTGGTAGAGGAGCAAATGAAGGTTGAGCTGGTCCGCAAGGAGCGCGAAATCGATCTGCAGGCTAAGGAAATCCAGGTCCGCGAGAAGCAGTATGATGCGGAAGTGAAGAAAAAAGCGGAAGCCGACCGCTATGCGGTAGAGCAGGCAGCGGAAGCTGACAAGGCCAAACGGATGCGCGAGGCGGATGCCCTGCAGTATAGCATCGAGACCCAGGCTAGAGCGACATCCGAGCAGAAGCGGCTGGAGGGCCAGGCGGTGGCTGATGCGGAGCTGGCCAAAGGTAAAGCGGAGTCCGAGGTTATCCGGCTGCGCGGTCTTGCCGAAGCGGAGGCCAAGGAGAAGCTGGCTGAAGCCTTCCAGAAGTTCGGTGAAGCTGCGGTCCTCGACATCATCGTCAAGATGCTGCCAGACCTGGCCGGCCGGATTGCGGAGCCGCTGGCTTCCATCGATAAGCTTACAGTGGTGGATACCGGTAACGGCGAAGGTGCAGCCCGGGTCAGCAATTATGTGACCCAGCTGATGTCCACCGCTCCGGAAATGCTGAAGAGCGTCTCCGGCATTGATGTGGAGGCGCTGATCAAAGGACTCACCAAGAAGTCCGTGCCAGCACCAGCAGGCAATATCATTCAAGCTGTGCCGCAGCCGCAAAGTCCGGCTGAGAGCAAGGAGTTAAACGAATAGCTGATACCATGAAGTGCTTATAAAGGCGGTGCCACACTTCTCCCACTGAGGCTCCTTTATGAATCAGCACGTTTCCTGCAACAGCAGACGTGCTGATTCTTTTGTATTCAGGCACGGACTGCAAGCTTTGCGAAAGAATCAGATCGATCGGAGGGGAACAGAGCAGCAGCCTATATGGTGATTGCCCTTTTCCTGGTCTACAAATATTCCGGAAGAACCTTCCGTGTAAAATGACTGCTCTCCCGGTACTCTTCTAATAACCGATTCTTGATGTTATGATGGTAGCTCAAGTATAATCTACACATGCTGCTATGATAGACAGGCTGCTCGAAGAAACAGGTATTCAGAAGTAAAAGAGGTGTCAGAAGTGGGCAGCATAACAGTGGCCAAGGTACTCAATAACAATGTAATTATTGCCCAGCACCCCCAATATGCCGAAGTCGTCGTGATTGGCAAGGGAATCGGGTTTAACCGTAAAAGCCGTGACAAAATCAATCTGTCCTCCGTGGAGAAGATGTTTATTCTCCGCAACCAGGAGGAGCAGGAACAGTATAAGCAGCTGGTTCCCCAGGTAGACGAGAAGCTCATTGAGGTTGTGCAGGAAATCGTGCTGCATATTATTCAGAGCAGCAGTCAGCCGCTCAATGAACACATCCATATTGCACTTACAGATCATATTTCATTTGCCATTCGCCGTAATGAGCAGAATATCGCGATTCACAATCCTTTTCTGTATGAGACCAAAGAAATTTATCCGGAAGAATACAGACTGGCAGAGTATGCGATAGGAAGGATTAACGAGATAATGGCGGTAACTTTGCCGGTCGATGAGATTGGTTTCGTTGCCCTGCATATTGTCAGTGCGCTCAGTAACCGCGATATCTCGGAGGTGAAGCAGCATTCGCTGCTGATCGGAGATTTAGTGAGCCTGGTGGAAGATAATTTGAATTACCGTGTTCCGCGTGATTCGCTGGATTATTCAAGGCTGGTCACCCATCTGCGTTTCGTGCTGGAAAGGCTGCGCCGCGGTGAAACGGTGCGGGAAACCTCCTCCCTGGATGGTCTGATGAAGCGTGAGTATCCGGAAATGTACATGCTGGCCTGGAAGCTGACCAAAGTCATTGAACAACGGGTCCGTATTCCGGTATATCCGGCAGAAGTAAGCTATCTGACGATTCATTTGCAGCGCCTGGCCCAGAAGAAAGAGGATGAGGCGGATATGGAGCAAGAGCGGTAAGCGCTGATGCCACAAAGGTTTTTTTTGGGGGTTAATGTATAAAAATTATTTTATTCAAAATCATGCTTGCAACTTTAAATTATCGATGCTACAATGATCCCTGTTATCCATGAACAGAATACCAACGTGTAACTGATACGATCAGGCATGAGTGATTTACAGTATTTATGGTTGTAATCCCCTAACTCGGGGTAATCTAACTTTAGTGTTAGAAGGCAACCTGTATGCTGTATTGCTCATGCCTTTTTTGGCGTTTTGTTTGG of the Paenibacillus pedocola genome contains:
- a CDS encoding iron-containing alcohol dehydrogenase, encoding MRKFEFHNPTKLIFGQGTLQALQTEVPKYGKNVLLMYGGGSIKRSGLYDNVLAELKAIGAVVTELAGVEPNPRLSTVHKGVELCREHNIELILAVGGGSVLDCAKAVAVGAKYEGDMWDFVERKAAPQGALPLGTVLTMAATGSEMNNGSVITNEVTKEKMGWGSVHAFPAFSILDPENTFSLPRDQTVYGMVDIMSHTLEHYFHTDGNTPVQDGFCETLLRTVIETAPKLIEDLNNYELRETIMYCGTMALNGMVSMGFAGDWATHNIEHAVSAVYDIPHGGGLAILFPQWMKYNLSTNPARFRQLAVNVFGIDPTGKTDEEAGLEGIEALRSFWDSIGAPKTLGDYDIDDSEIGSMADKAVRFGPFGNFRKLQREDVVEIYKMAL
- a CDS encoding protease codes for the protein MQTLYLGCLALGVIFAVVSVLVGDLIGSALHGIFDFISFDFLNPAVLAGAVTVFGGAGILLTRYSGLEDGAVLALSLLIAAFMAVVLYLAVIKPMDKSEMSTGFSMNDLPGKIGEITVPVPAAGYGEIMVKFGAGNSLHTAASFEHQPLPAGIKVVVVDVRDGVALVSEFEERKGADM
- a CDS encoding flotillin family protein, encoding MVDIPDYLLIPAVVVAVLFVLGIAFWARYKTVGPDEGMIVTGSFLGRNHISDDGSGRKIKIVRGGGAFILPVFQKAEFMSLLSHKLDVTTPEVYTEQGVPVIADGVAIIKVGSSTEDVATAAEQFMGKPIDALKSEAQEVLEGHLRAILGSMTVEEVYRNRDRFAQEVQGVAARDLKKMGLQIVSFTIKDVRDKHGYLEALGKPRIAAVKRDAEIAEAEALRDARIQKANAEEQGQKAELLRDTNIAEASKDNQLKVAAFKRDQDTAKAEADQAYHIQEARAKQTVVEEQMKVELVRKEREIDLQAKEIQVREKQYDAEVKKKAEADRYAVEQAAEADKAKRMREADALQYSIETQARATSEQKRLEGQAVADAELAKGKAESEVIRLRGLAEAEAKEKLAEAFQKFGEAAVLDIIVKMLPDLAGRIAEPLASIDKLTVVDTGNGEGAARVSNYVTQLMSTAPEMLKSVSGIDVEALIKGLTKKSVPAPAGNIIQAVPQPQSPAESKELNE
- the glcT gene encoding glucose PTS transporter transcription antiterminator GlcT produces the protein MGSITVAKVLNNNVIIAQHPQYAEVVVIGKGIGFNRKSRDKINLSSVEKMFILRNQEEQEQYKQLVPQVDEKLIEVVQEIVLHIIQSSSQPLNEHIHIALTDHISFAIRRNEQNIAIHNPFLYETKEIYPEEYRLAEYAIGRINEIMAVTLPVDEIGFVALHIVSALSNRDISEVKQHSLLIGDLVSLVEDNLNYRVPRDSLDYSRLVTHLRFVLERLRRGETVRETSSLDGLMKREYPEMYMLAWKLTKVIEQRVRIPVYPAEVSYLTIHLQRLAQKKEDEADMEQER